In one Methylocaldum szegediense genomic region, the following are encoded:
- a CDS encoding autotransporter domain-containing protein has translation MLLRASGVRRFCGITVALRLALWQTTTHADFVPFADQIAVNFYSLQLRGISFESEGQFAEVYVAEGTMDPASFGHIRITDLSTQSILFEQTYGDLGGVCCSPQIRGSFAQQLVLPYATPLQIDMNGQEFSGMSILYGDTVVASGRSVDNVFPSFSTSLTINTNIPPTAVDDRVAVMREQAAVVGVLDNDSGVQLQLAGVSAPAHGTAVASGGSVIYTPDAGYVGTDSFVYTVTNPAGSANATVTITVNPLPPSASSHRTSTTTGQPVTITVVESNPDQVVVSSVSQPANGTATVSGTARIVYTPRAGFVGEDRFTYTVVNSSGENTGTVTVVVGATLNTAGDLVRQESLAGTIQTIISTASASEALRERILGLTELLNRPGGLERVAEALHSISPEEAAAQALGGGRISQIQVGNVNQRLVELRAGSSGFSVNGLTLNLGGQTLPGNLLAAMLPFGSSGGASGDEDSGFSRLGVFVNGQFESGSRNTTRLQRGFDSKVYGFTTGVDYWFTRQFLMGVSTGYGHTESKTVRNGGDLEIDGMTFSLFGSYQLTDRGYVDLVVNGTYNQYSSTRNIAYVDAFGPVRMSAKSNTEGWQQRYSINSGYDFPLGAWTLGLRGRMEYGRTTIDGYTERGADPLNLVIDAQTVDSVTTALGGIVSYTAGTAVGVFVSQLGVEWEHEFEKDGRLIGARFAADAGRHRFTVRTDNPDRDYVNLRTSVSAVLPHGGSAFVQYETLVDNRFETRHTVNAGVRMEF, from the coding sequence GTGCTTCTTCGTGCGTCGGGCGTTCGCCGTTTTTGCGGCATCACGGTCGCGCTACGGCTTGCGTTATGGCAAACGACGACCCATGCGGATTTCGTCCCGTTCGCCGATCAGATCGCCGTCAACTTCTATTCCTTGCAATTGCGGGGCATTTCCTTCGAATCGGAAGGACAGTTCGCCGAAGTTTACGTGGCCGAGGGGACCATGGATCCCGCCTCGTTCGGCCACATCCGGATCACCGACTTAAGCACCCAGTCGATTCTCTTCGAGCAAACCTACGGAGATCTGGGGGGCGTCTGCTGCAGTCCGCAGATCCGGGGCAGCTTTGCTCAGCAGCTGGTATTGCCCTATGCCACGCCGCTCCAGATCGACATGAACGGTCAGGAGTTCAGTGGAATGTCCATCCTCTACGGGGACACCGTTGTTGCATCGGGAAGAAGCGTCGACAACGTGTTTCCTTCCTTTTCGACAAGCCTGACCATAAATACGAACATACCGCCGACGGCAGTCGACGATCGCGTGGCGGTTATGCGCGAACAAGCGGCGGTGGTGGGTGTGCTGGACAACGATAGCGGAGTACAGCTCCAGCTCGCAGGCGTTTCCGCGCCGGCCCACGGTACCGCGGTCGCGAGCGGTGGGTCGGTGATCTATACCCCCGACGCGGGATACGTGGGTACGGATTCGTTCGTCTATACGGTTACCAACCCGGCCGGAAGCGCCAACGCAACCGTGACGATCACGGTCAACCCACTCCCGCCCAGCGCCTCCAGTCACAGAACCAGCACCACGACCGGGCAGCCGGTAACGATCACGGTGGTGGAAAGTAATCCGGATCAGGTCGTCGTGTCCTCGGTGTCCCAGCCCGCCAACGGCACCGCGACGGTGAGCGGAACCGCCCGGATCGTGTATACGCCGAGAGCGGGTTTCGTGGGGGAGGACCGTTTTACCTATACCGTCGTCAACTCGAGCGGTGAGAATACCGGCACGGTGACCGTGGTGGTCGGGGCCACTTTGAACACCGCCGGGGATCTGGTGCGGCAGGAATCCTTGGCCGGTACGATTCAGACCATCATCAGTACCGCCAGCGCGTCCGAAGCCTTGCGGGAGCGCATTCTAGGGCTTACCGAATTGTTGAATCGACCCGGCGGGCTGGAACGGGTGGCGGAAGCCCTCCACAGTATCAGTCCCGAAGAAGCCGCCGCGCAGGCCCTCGGCGGCGGGCGGATTTCGCAGATTCAAGTCGGCAATGTCAACCAGCGGCTGGTGGAACTGAGGGCCGGAAGTTCTGGTTTCAGCGTGAACGGATTGACCCTGAATCTCGGCGGACAGACCCTGCCGGGCAACCTGCTGGCCGCGATGCTTCCTTTCGGCAGCTCGGGCGGAGCCAGCGGAGACGAGGACAGCGGATTCAGCCGGTTGGGCGTGTTCGTGAACGGTCAATTCGAGTCGGGGTCCCGAAACACCACACGCTTGCAACGGGGATTCGATTCCAAGGTTTACGGCTTCACGACGGGCGTCGACTACTGGTTCACTCGGCAGTTCCTGATGGGTGTGTCCACGGGTTACGGCCATACCGAATCGAAAACGGTCCGAAACGGAGGCGATCTCGAAATCGACGGGATGACGTTTTCCCTGTTCGGCAGCTATCAGCTCACCGATCGCGGGTATGTGGACCTGGTGGTCAACGGTACCTATAACCAATATAGTTCGACCCGGAACATTGCCTATGTCGATGCGTTCGGGCCGGTGCGAATGAGTGCCAAGAGCAATACGGAAGGCTGGCAGCAACGCTACAGCATCAACAGCGGCTACGATTTTCCTTTGGGCGCGTGGACGCTCGGTTTACGCGGGCGCATGGAATACGGACGGACCACCATCGATGGCTATACGGAACGCGGCGCGGATCCGCTCAATCTGGTGATTGACGCTCAGACGGTGGATTCGGTAACCACGGCCTTAGGCGGAATCGTGTCTTATACCGCCGGTACGGCCGTGGGCGTATTCGTATCGCAGCTCGGCGTGGAATGGGAGCACGAATTCGAGAAGGACGGCCGTCTGATCGGCGCCCGTTTCGCGGCCGATGCCGGCAGGCATCGATTCACCGTTCGTACCGATAACCCGGACCGGGACTATGTCAATCTCAGAACCTCGGTTTCGGCGGTTCTCCCCCACGGCGGATCGGCATTCGTCCAGTACGAGACCCTGGTCGACAACCGCTTCGAAACCCGCCATACCGTCAATGCGGGCGTGCGGATGGAGTTTTAG
- a CDS encoding transketolase: MNALLKLVEHGQSYWIDNLTRRMITSGELECRVRREGLRGVTSNPQIFQKAITGTKDYDEQIENLVGGGRPCPDVREIYEALVTTDIRNACDILRPVYDDTSGLDGYVSLEVSPHLAHYTEASIEQARHLFRLVDRPNLFIKIPGTLAGLPAIEELLFEGINVNITLLFSVERYEAVAEAYLRALERRREAGLPLDEVASVASFFLSRIDVLTDELLRHRITPEVTRRPEPDPKTMLGKSAIANAKLAYQSFKRIIESDRWKALEDKGARVQRMLWASTSTKNPAYSDVMYVEPLIGPNTVNTMPEKTIDAFADHGAVRDTIEEGLDEANAVMNGLAKLGIDFGLVTAQLENEGVQKFIEPYDALMASLADKCQKYSNRRSVDLLQKVARELRRDVVTMTTEAGSGHPTSSLSCADIVAALFFHEMRWDPTDPSARDVDTFVLSKGHAAPILWAALHQSGACHESLTSLRKLGSTFEGHPTPTNPWVKVATGSLGQGLAAANGIALANRLDGIPGRVYCLLGDGECSEGSVWEAAQFASLNKLSGLVAIVDVNGLGQTGPTPYGHRTEVFARRFQSFGWSTIEIDGHDIEALLDALYRARKGGPTAIIAKTEKGRGVSFLEGVHGWHGKALDREAMEKALRELGETGVHMTVEPRRLGQIRRSESEPVPPLKPGYRPGEKVATRKGFGIALEKLGESMPDLVVLDGDVSNSTYTEFFARRYPKRFFQSYIAEQNLVGTALGLAVSGKVPVAATFACFLSRAYDFIRMAGHSRPPHLVLCGSHAGVSIGEDGPSQMGLEDLAMFRALAGSTVLYPCDAVSAERLTELAVKTPGIVYLRTTRPSTPVIYSEAEDFPIGGSKVLRSGGNDRFTVVAAGITVHDALAAHDSLKQRGISVRVIDAYSVKPLDVATLEQAARETQGIVVVEDHWRDGGLGDAVAAALNSTVPVHRLAVSKEPRSGTMEQLLERHGISRRAIEEAILAFG, from the coding sequence ATGAATGCTCTATTGAAATTGGTTGAGCACGGCCAAAGTTATTGGATCGACAACCTCACCCGGCGCATGATCACCAGCGGCGAACTCGAATGCCGCGTACGCCGCGAAGGCTTACGCGGGGTGACGTCGAACCCGCAGATCTTCCAGAAAGCCATCACCGGGACCAAGGACTACGACGAGCAGATCGAGAATCTCGTGGGAGGCGGCCGTCCGTGCCCCGACGTGCGCGAGATCTACGAAGCGCTGGTGACCACCGACATCCGAAATGCCTGCGACATCCTGCGCCCCGTTTACGACGACACGTCCGGCCTCGACGGCTATGTCAGCCTCGAAGTATCCCCGCACCTCGCCCATTACACCGAGGCATCGATCGAACAGGCGCGGCATTTGTTCCGCCTGGTCGACAGACCCAATCTGTTCATCAAGATTCCGGGCACCCTGGCCGGCCTGCCCGCAATCGAGGAACTTCTGTTCGAGGGCATCAACGTCAATATCACCCTGCTCTTCTCGGTCGAACGCTACGAAGCCGTCGCCGAGGCTTATCTCCGAGCGCTCGAACGGCGGCGCGAAGCCGGCCTTCCGCTCGACGAGGTCGCCTCGGTGGCCAGCTTCTTCCTGAGCCGGATCGACGTGTTGACCGACGAACTCCTACGCCACCGGATCACCCCCGAGGTTACCCGCAGGCCCGAGCCGGACCCGAAAACGATGCTGGGAAAGAGTGCGATCGCCAACGCCAAGCTGGCTTATCAGAGCTTCAAGCGGATCATCGAGAGCGATCGCTGGAAAGCTCTGGAGGACAAGGGCGCGCGCGTACAGCGCATGCTCTGGGCGAGCACCAGCACGAAAAATCCGGCCTACTCGGACGTCATGTACGTGGAGCCGCTGATCGGGCCCAACACGGTTAACACCATGCCGGAAAAGACGATCGACGCCTTCGCCGATCACGGCGCGGTGCGCGACACAATCGAAGAAGGCTTGGACGAGGCGAACGCCGTGATGAACGGCCTTGCCAAACTCGGCATCGATTTCGGTCTGGTCACCGCTCAGCTCGAAAACGAAGGCGTTCAGAAATTCATCGAACCGTACGACGCCCTGATGGCCAGCTTGGCGGACAAATGCCAGAAATATTCGAACCGCCGCAGCGTCGACCTCTTGCAGAAAGTGGCGCGGGAACTCCGCCGCGACGTGGTCACCATGACGACCGAGGCCGGATCGGGGCACCCGACTTCGAGTCTGTCCTGCGCCGACATCGTCGCCGCCCTGTTCTTTCATGAAATGCGCTGGGACCCAACGGACCCGAGCGCCCGCGACGTGGACACGTTCGTTCTGTCCAAGGGCCACGCCGCGCCGATCTTGTGGGCGGCCCTCCACCAATCCGGTGCCTGTCATGAGAGTCTGACTTCGCTGCGCAAGCTCGGCAGCACTTTCGAAGGACATCCGACGCCGACCAACCCTTGGGTCAAAGTCGCAACCGGTTCCCTCGGCCAGGGGCTGGCCGCGGCCAACGGGATCGCACTGGCCAATCGTCTGGACGGCATCCCCGGCCGGGTCTATTGCCTGCTGGGAGACGGCGAATGCTCCGAAGGCTCGGTTTGGGAAGCGGCGCAGTTCGCATCTCTCAACAAGCTGTCGGGACTGGTCGCGATCGTCGACGTCAACGGCCTGGGCCAGACCGGCCCCACGCCTTACGGCCACCGCACCGAGGTCTTCGCTCGCCGCTTTCAGTCTTTCGGATGGTCGACCATCGAAATCGACGGCCATGACATAGAAGCCCTACTCGACGCCTTGTATCGGGCCCGGAAAGGCGGTCCGACGGCGATCATCGCGAAAACCGAAAAAGGCCGCGGCGTTTCCTTCCTGGAAGGCGTTCACGGCTGGCACGGAAAAGCGCTCGACCGGGAAGCGATGGAAAAAGCGCTCAGGGAACTCGGCGAAACCGGCGTGCACATGACGGTCGAACCGCGCCGGCTCGGCCAGATCCGCCGCTCCGAATCCGAACCCGTGCCGCCCCTCAAGCCCGGCTATCGGCCGGGCGAAAAGGTCGCCACGCGCAAAGGGTTCGGGATTGCACTCGAGAAACTCGGGGAATCGATGCCGGACCTCGTGGTGCTCGACGGCGACGTGAGCAATTCGACCTACACCGAATTTTTCGCCCGGCGCTATCCGAAGCGCTTCTTCCAAAGCTATATCGCCGAGCAGAACCTGGTCGGAACCGCGCTCGGTCTGGCTGTGTCCGGCAAGGTTCCAGTCGCCGCCACTTTCGCCTGCTTTCTCTCGCGTGCTTACGACTTCATCCGCATGGCGGGCCACAGCCGTCCTCCACACCTCGTTCTCTGCGGCAGCCACGCCGGCGTGTCCATCGGCGAGGACGGCCCTTCGCAAATGGGACTGGAGGATCTGGCCATGTTCCGCGCCCTGGCCGGCAGCACCGTGCTGTACCCGTGCGACGCGGTCAGCGCCGAACGCCTGACCGAACTGGCGGTGAAGACGCCGGGCATCGTCTATCTCCGTACCACCCGCCCGTCAACCCCGGTCATCTATTCCGAGGCCGAGGACTTTCCGATCGGCGGAAGCAAGGTGCTCCGCTCCGGCGGGAACGACCGTTTCACGGTGGTCGCGGCCGGCATCACCGTGCACGACGCGCTCGCCGCCCATGACAGCCTGAAGCAGCGAGGCATCTCGGTGCGCGTCATCGATGCTTACTCGGTCAAGCCGCTGGACGTCGCGACCCTGGAACAGGCGGCGCGCGAGACGCAGGGCATCGTGGTCGTCGAGGACCACTGGCGCGACGGTGGACTCGGCGACGCGGTCGCGGCGGCCCTGAACTCCACGGTGCCCGTGCATCGTCTCGCGGTAAGCAAAGAACCCCGCTCGGGTACGATGGAACAACTGCTGGAACGGCACGGTATTTCCCGGAGAGCGATTGAAGAAGCGATTCTGGCGTTTGGATAG
- a CDS encoding NAD(P)/FAD-dependent oxidoreductase has protein sequence MPHYNYLIIGGGMTADAAIRGIREIDTEGSVGLIGAEAHPPYDRPPLSKGLWKGKPIERIWRKTAERNVGLHLGRTAKALDLAAKRVDDDQGVSYTFDKLLLATGGTPRRFPFGGDDIVYFRTLDDYQRLRTLSDEKQRFAVIGGGFIGSEIAAALAMNGKEVVMIFPDDGIGARLFPPDLSLFLNDYYRQQGVEVLPGQKVTDFRRANDQLLLTIRDGKTTNERTISVDAAVAGIGIVPNIELAKAAGLQVEDGIVTNEVLQAGVPDVYAAGDVANFFNPALGKRLRVEHEDNANTMGRQAGRNMAGESVPYHHLPFFYSDLFDLGYEAVGETDSRLETVADWSEPNRKGVVYYLRDGRVRGVLLWNVWERVDLARELIAEPGPIEPESLKGRL, from the coding sequence ATGCCGCACTACAACTATCTCATCATCGGCGGCGGAATGACGGCCGACGCCGCGATTCGGGGCATACGCGAGATCGATACCGAGGGTTCGGTAGGTCTGATCGGCGCGGAAGCGCACCCGCCCTATGACCGTCCGCCCCTCTCCAAAGGGCTGTGGAAAGGAAAACCGATCGAGCGCATCTGGCGCAAGACCGCCGAACGGAATGTCGGCCTACACCTCGGTCGGACCGCCAAGGCGTTGGATCTCGCCGCCAAGCGGGTCGACGACGATCAAGGCGTGTCCTACACCTTTGACAAACTGCTGCTCGCGACCGGCGGAACGCCTCGGCGCTTCCCATTCGGCGGCGACGATATCGTTTACTTTCGGACCCTGGACGACTATCAGCGTCTTCGCACGCTGAGCGATGAAAAACAGCGCTTCGCCGTCATCGGCGGCGGGTTCATCGGCTCCGAAATCGCGGCCGCCTTAGCGATGAACGGCAAGGAAGTGGTCATGATCTTTCCTGACGATGGGATAGGGGCGCGGCTGTTCCCGCCCGACCTCAGCCTGTTCCTGAACGACTACTATCGACAACAGGGCGTCGAGGTTCTGCCTGGACAAAAGGTCACCGATTTTCGACGCGCGAACGACCAACTCCTTCTCACCATACGCGACGGGAAGACCACCAATGAACGGACGATTTCCGTGGACGCTGCCGTGGCTGGCATCGGTATCGTGCCCAACATCGAGCTGGCGAAAGCCGCGGGACTTCAGGTGGAGGACGGCATCGTGACGAACGAGGTCCTGCAAGCCGGTGTGCCGGACGTGTATGCGGCCGGAGACGTCGCTAATTTCTTCAATCCCGCCCTGGGCAAGCGTTTGCGAGTCGAACATGAGGATAATGCCAATACCATGGGCAGACAGGCGGGCCGAAACATGGCCGGCGAAAGTGTTCCTTATCATCACTTGCCGTTTTTTTACTCCGACCTGTTCGATCTTGGATACGAAGCGGTCGGAGAAACGGATTCCCGGCTCGAAACCGTGGCCGATTGGTCGGAGCCGAACCGAAAAGGCGTCGTCTATTACCTTAGGGACGGCCGAGTCAGAGGCGTGCTGTTATGGAATGTATGGGAGCGGGTCGATTTGGCACGGGAACTCATCGCCGAACCCGGCCCTATCGAGCCCGAGAGTTTGAAGGGGAGACTTTGA
- a CDS encoding OsmC family protein — MAIRSASAEWEGDLAQGKGSMRLGSGAFTGSYSFSSRFEEGQGTNPEELIGAAHAGCFSMALAHALSQSGHTPKRIATTAKVRLEKVGEGFKITRIELDTEGDVPGIDAATFQTFADDAKRNCPVSQLLTGAEIELRAKLV; from the coding sequence ATGGCGATACGAAGCGCATCGGCCGAGTGGGAGGGCGACCTTGCTCAAGGAAAAGGAAGCATGCGATTGGGCAGCGGCGCCTTCACCGGCAGCTATTCTTTTTCGTCCCGATTTGAAGAAGGACAGGGCACCAATCCCGAGGAATTGATCGGCGCGGCGCATGCAGGATGCTTCTCTATGGCGCTGGCGCACGCTTTGTCGCAATCCGGACACACCCCAAAACGCATCGCGACGACCGCCAAAGTTCGTCTCGAAAAAGTGGGCGAAGGATTCAAGATCACTCGAATCGAGTTAGATACCGAGGGCGATGTCCCCGGAATCGATGCAGCGACCTTTCAAACCTTCGCCGACGACGCAAAACGGAATTGTCCGGTTTCCCAGCTTCTCACCGGCGCCGAAATCGAACTTCGGGCGAAGCTGGTTTAG
- a CDS encoding serine/threonine-protein kinase, translating to MSEIQPNTDDDALDKTRVVPFSAVPRSRLPENDDEKTRLGTLTPGRSDASCPVAADMPSKDIDSTRLNPKSSRGTSSPVEISASTRSSQIGDFLKKDMSEMQSNAGDDALDRTRVVPLSTATGSRLPEEDDEKTQVAGFAPGRSDASRPDTTNVPSHEISATRLNPRTSPSTPSPVESSGSARPLQVGDVLKERFVLEQVLGEGGMGVVFKALDLRKREARDKDPYVALKVLNQDFQQNPVSLIALQRETKRAQTLSHPNIINVYDFDRDGRYVFMSMEYLEGQPLNRLIRELPEGGMPFKKAWPIIQGMAAALGYAHKKNIVHSDFKPGNVFVDKNGEAKVLDFGIACAAGRADKKGGDATVFNARDLGALTPAYASYEMLRGEEPDPCDDIYALACVTYELLAGKHPYAKVSADVAVELKLQPKPIPGLNGRQWRGLKRALALKREDRTPTAEEFIGELQKRSPLFYGTWAAATIAVIAIGGNVYMGLHTAKEPPRVPTTLTAEQQAKVADLLELADIHFEVGYLTAPTGANALWAYREALKIDPYNEKAANGIQKIANALELEAWKAFEEGDRVNSLKKVLEGLEAVPNHDGLLKLKAKLER from the coding sequence ATGAGTGAGATCCAGCCAAACACCGATGATGACGCGCTCGACAAAACCAGAGTCGTGCCGTTTTCCGCTGTCCCGCGCTCTCGACTACCCGAGAATGACGACGAAAAGACGCGCCTAGGGACCTTGACTCCTGGGAGGTCGGACGCCTCATGCCCGGTTGCGGCTGACATGCCGAGCAAGGATATCGACTCGACACGACTGAATCCGAAGTCGAGCCGCGGCACGTCGTCTCCGGTCGAGATCTCAGCGTCGACAAGGTCTTCGCAGATCGGCGATTTCCTCAAGAAAGATATGAGTGAGATGCAGTCAAATGCCGGTGATGACGCGCTCGACAGGACCAGGGTTGTGCCATTATCCACGGCCACCGGTTCTCGACTACCCGAGGAAGACGACGAAAAAACCCAGGTAGCGGGTTTCGCCCCAGGTAGGTCTGATGCCTCACGTCCGGATACGACCAATGTACCAAGCCATGAGATCAGCGCGACACGGTTGAATCCACGTACGAGCCCCAGTACGCCTTCTCCGGTCGAGAGCTCAGGGTCGGCAAGGCCCTTGCAGGTCGGCGATGTCCTGAAGGAGCGATTCGTGCTGGAGCAGGTGCTGGGCGAAGGCGGCATGGGTGTGGTGTTCAAGGCACTGGACTTGCGCAAACGGGAAGCAAGGGACAAGGACCCCTATGTGGCTCTGAAAGTGCTCAATCAGGATTTCCAGCAAAATCCGGTTTCCCTGATCGCGCTCCAGAGGGAGACCAAACGGGCGCAGACGCTTTCCCACCCGAACATCATCAATGTGTACGATTTCGACAGGGACGGCCGGTATGTCTTCATGTCGATGGAATATCTGGAAGGCCAGCCTCTCAACCGGCTAATCCGGGAGCTTCCCGAGGGTGGCATGCCGTTTAAGAAGGCCTGGCCCATCATTCAGGGCATGGCGGCAGCGCTGGGCTACGCCCATAAGAAAAACATCGTCCACTCGGACTTCAAGCCGGGCAATGTCTTCGTCGATAAAAACGGTGAGGCCAAGGTGCTCGACTTCGGCATCGCCTGCGCGGCGGGCCGGGCGGACAAGAAAGGCGGCGACGCGACCGTGTTCAACGCCCGTGACCTGGGCGCCCTGACGCCGGCTTATGCCAGTTACGAGATGCTAAGGGGAGAGGAGCCGGACCCGTGTGACGACATTTACGCTTTGGCATGCGTCACGTACGAGCTTTTGGCGGGGAAACACCCGTACGCGAAAGTGTCGGCGGACGTCGCTGTCGAGCTGAAGCTGCAACCCAAACCCATCCCCGGTTTGAACGGCAGACAATGGAGAGGTCTTAAGAGAGCGCTCGCCCTCAAGCGGGAGGACCGAACCCCGACCGCTGAGGAATTCATCGGCGAGTTGCAAAAGCGATCGCCGCTTTTCTACGGAACTTGGGCAGCGGCTACGATCGCGGTCATCGCCATCGGCGGCAATGTTTACATGGGGCTTCACACAGCGAAGGAGCCGCCCAGGGTCCCGACCACACTCACCGCCGAGCAGCAGGCGAAAGTCGCGGATTTGTTGGAGTTAGCGGATATTCACTTCGAGGTCGGTTATCTGACCGCCCCGACCGGTGCCAACGCGCTGTGGGCCTACCGGGAAGCGCTCAAGATCGATCCCTATAACGAAAAGGCGGCCAACGGCATACAAAAGATCGCGAACGCCCTGGAACTGGAGGCATGGAAAGCGTTCGAGGAGGGCGATCGCGTCAACAGCCTGAAAAAAGTGCTGGAGGGCCTGGAGGCCGTGCCGAATCACGACGGTTTGCTCAAGCTCAAGGCTAAGCTCGAGCGTTGA
- a CDS encoding cytochrome c oxidase assembly protein produces the protein MERHRLVRRYQFSSLLATFGVPAFAQAHDGSSSISGFEWTAWNVEPWVPLCLALSAGLFTAGLLRLWPKVGAGRRMLVQKSLVYAGGWLFVAVALVSPLDPLSDVLFSAHMVQHEVLMLLATPLLVLSRPIAVALWAFPRGWRRLLVRFSTTGWIGHFWRYITAPFAAWAIHGVVIWAWHAPILFQAALKDEQVHTVQHLSFFMSALVFWWAIIRGREGARGYGAGVLYLFLTTVHTSLLGALLTFSRQPWYSAYGGSAAAGLSALEDQQLAGLIMWIPAGTIYLLIALGMFAAWLEAIGKNAGGAPVRDCREDNVVIVPSKHST, from the coding sequence ATGGAACGACACCGCCTTGTCCGCCGATATCAATTTTCTTCCCTGCTCGCTACGTTCGGCGTTCCCGCCTTTGCCCAGGCTCACGACGGGAGTTCCTCGATTTCAGGCTTTGAGTGGACCGCCTGGAATGTCGAACCTTGGGTACCACTCTGTCTTGCGCTGTCAGCCGGGTTGTTCACAGCCGGCTTGCTGCGGTTGTGGCCGAAAGTCGGCGCGGGCCGTCGGATGCTGGTTCAAAAGTCGCTGGTTTATGCCGGGGGATGGCTGTTCGTTGCCGTCGCGCTGGTTTCGCCTTTGGACCCGCTCTCCGACGTGTTGTTTTCGGCACACATGGTCCAGCACGAGGTTCTGATGCTTCTTGCCACACCGCTGCTGGTCCTGAGCCGGCCGATCGCCGTTGCTCTATGGGCGTTTCCGCGTGGGTGGCGGAGATTGCTTGTGAGGTTTTCTACCACCGGTTGGATCGGCCATTTCTGGCGTTACATAACCGCGCCGTTCGCCGCCTGGGCAATACACGGTGTCGTAATTTGGGCTTGGCACGCACCGATCTTGTTTCAGGCGGCGCTGAAGGATGAACAGGTCCATACCGTCCAACACCTGAGCTTTTTCATGTCCGCGTTGGTTTTCTGGTGGGCGATCATCCGTGGCCGCGAAGGAGCGAGAGGGTATGGTGCCGGGGTGTTGTACCTGTTCTTGACGACCGTCCATACAAGCCTGCTCGGAGCGCTGCTGACCTTTAGCCGCCAGCCATGGTATTCGGCTTACGGCGGCTCGGCGGCCGCCGGCTTGAGCGCGCTCGAGGATCAGCAGCTCGCGGGGCTCATCATGTGGATTCCGGCCGGCACGATCTATCTGCTCATTGCCCTCGGGATGTTCGCCGCGTGGCTGGAGGCGATCGGAAAAAACGCGGGCGGTGCCCCAGTACGTGACTGCCGAGAGGATAATGTCGTTATCGTTCCGTCGAAACATTCAACCTAA
- a CDS encoding TorF family putative porin, which yields MNRSFSWLLLASLSVPASAEFKGSATFATDYVYRGYTKSRNNPVGLGNLEYEHELGLYAGFWVAPVSFDDEHGDDRARVEINPYLGWATKFAKNWKLDLAASRYLYDGNVFGRDADYNEFYGSFHYRDLLSARVAFAYDTYNRDANTSAYELIGRYSPLDRLQLSAGVGFHQAGELAHYDYFFWNAGVTWYVNRYISVDLRYVDTKLPYEERHEDEPENGSVYLRPLDNRFLFSLSVAF from the coding sequence ATGAATCGTAGCTTTTCGTGGCTGTTGCTCGCCTCGCTCAGCGTTCCGGCGTCTGCCGAATTCAAGGGATCCGCAACTTTTGCAACGGATTATGTTTACCGGGGCTATACGAAGAGCAGGAATAATCCTGTCGGCCTGGGAAATTTGGAATATGAGCACGAACTCGGCCTGTATGCCGGCTTCTGGGTGGCGCCGGTTAGTTTCGACGATGAACACGGCGACGATCGAGCCCGTGTGGAAATCAATCCGTATTTGGGCTGGGCGACCAAGTTTGCCAAGAACTGGAAGCTTGATCTCGCGGCTAGCCGGTATCTTTACGATGGTAATGTGTTCGGCCGGGACGCGGACTACAACGAATTCTACGGTTCGTTCCATTACCGCGATCTTCTGAGCGCTCGGGTGGCGTTTGCCTACGATACCTATAACCGTGATGCCAATACCTCGGCCTATGAGCTGATTGGCCGCTATAGCCCGTTGGATCGGCTGCAACTATCCGCGGGCGTGGGTTTTCATCAGGCTGGCGAACTGGCGCACTACGACTACTTTTTCTGGAATGCCGGCGTGACCTGGTATGTGAATCGGTACATTTCGGTCGATTTGCGCTATGTGGATACGAAGTTGCCGTATGAAGAGCGTCACGAGGACGAGCCCGAGAACGGATCGGTGTATCTTCGGCCGCTAGACAATCGCTTTCTGTTTTCCCTCTCTGTCGCCTTCTAG